In Drosophila santomea strain STO CAGO 1482 chromosome 3L, Prin_Dsan_1.1, whole genome shotgun sequence, a single window of DNA contains:
- the LOC120449537 gene encoding zinc finger protein interacting with ribonucleoprotein K, with translation MLDISQMCRVCRDESDCLVDIYTESCASKRDQEQEPPLATMLRECSGCSVDRKDGMPQFICVECAEATRNAYRLRRQCRKSHLYFDQLRLMIKELEDLEDCFIITDNPQMSVSVVEAGETAETCESQGQEPLFVELVEPKYKSPEPKPLTPPFPDNNELAKSDSPVKTPDTKQKKRARSCSDSESWSPESEKDDDDQEDNDETWNGPKQRKSKNVGRPFRCQQCKQTFAQKINLQIHMRVHTGERPYKCSQCPRSFAQKGNLQSHTRCHTGERPFECPKCPKRFRQVGQLQVHTRTHTGEHPYKCSICRYSFKQQNGLQRHMTIHTGKKTRISSQETKNS, from the coding sequence ATGCTGGACATTTCGCAAATGTGCCGTGTTTGCAGGGACGAATCCGACTGCCTGGTGGATATATATACAGAGTCATGTGCCTCCAAGCgggatcaggagcaggagccgCCCTTGGCGACAATGCTGAGGGAATGCAGCGGATGCAGCGTGGACAGGAAGGACGGAATGCCACAGTTCATCTGCGTGGAGTGTGCGGAGGCCACAAGAAATGCCTATCGGCTAAGACGGCAATGCCGGAAAAGCCATCTATACTTTGACCAGCTGCGCCTGATGATAAAGGAGCTGGAGGATCTTGAGGATTGCTTTATTATAACGGATAACCCACAGATGTCAGTGTCGGTAGTCGAAGCTGGTGAAACGGCGGAGACCTGCGAATCCCAAGGCCAGGAACCTCTTTTCGTAGAACTTGTGGAGCCTAAGTACAAGTCTCCAGAACCGAAGCCACTGACACCTCCTTTTCCAGACAACAATGAGCTCGCGAAAAGTGATTCTCCAGTGAAGACGCCAGACACCAAGCAAAAGAAAAGGGCGCGATCATGCTCGGATAGTGAGTCATGGAGCCCGGAAAGTGAGAAAGATGATGATGACCAGGAAGATAATGATGAAACCTGGAATGGACCAAAACAACGCAAATCGAAAAACGTTGGCAGACCATTTCGGTGCCAGCAGTGCAAGCAAACCTTCGCCCAAAAAATTAACCTACAAATTCACATGCGAGTACATACAGGCGAGCGTCCCTACAAGTGCTCCCAATGTCCGCGATCCTTTGCCCAGAAGGGCAACCTTCAGAGCCACACACGCTGCCACACCGGCGAGCGACCCTTTGAATGTCCGAAATGCCCCAAACGATTCCGGCAAGTCGGCCAACTGCAAGTGCACACCCGAACTCACACCGGCGAGCATCCGTACAAATGTTCCATTTGTCGGTATAGCTTCAAGCAACAAAACGGCCTCCAGCGACATATGACAATACACACCGGAAAAAAGACCCGGATCAGCAgccaagaaacaaaaaatagttaG
- the LOC120449538 gene encoding LOW QUALITY PROTEIN: uncharacterized protein LOC120449538 (The sequence of the model RefSeq protein was modified relative to this genomic sequence to represent the inferred CDS: substituted 1 base at 1 genomic stop codon), translating to MVSRCSLAIGFKKHLFGIQXGTPVMEDLVKMCRVCMGESEDMLDIYDNKSLGDKLSADLKKTKEPEPTPADLLKNCSDYPVASGDGFPLKVCEPCLMKLREAMRFKRRYTRTMEYVARVKKEQIDQETCDLLEAEDWDLVERIKSEDEEENEDDLQPKRKKLNEVDKERPFKCPDCQKNFTGKAQLTMHSRIHGKRSTRPKRRTLK from the coding sequence ATGGTCAGTCGATGCAGCTTAGCTATTGGTTTTAAAAAGCATTTGTTTGGAATCCAATAAGGAACCCCAGTCATGGAGGACTTGGTGAAGATGTGCCGTGTGTGCATGGGCGAGTCGGAGGACATGTTGGACATCTACGACAACAAGAGCTTGGGGGACAAACTGAGCGCCGATCTAAAGAAAACCAAGGAGCCGGAGCCCACGCCGGCTGATCTGCTGAAGAACTGCAGTGACTATCCAGTGGCATCCGGGGACGGCTTTCCCTTGAAGGTGTGCGAGCCGTGCCTGATGAAATTACGGGAGGCCATGAGATTCAAGAGGCGCTACACAAGGACAATGGAATACGTAGCGCGCGTAAAGAAGGAGCAAATCGACCAGGAGACCTGCGATCTCCTGGAGGCCGAGGATTGGGATCTCGTGGAGCGCATCAAGAGCGAAGACGAGGAGGAGAACGAGGACGACCTGCAGccgaaaagaaagaaactcAATGAGGTGGATAAGGAGCGGCCCTTCAAGTGCCCAGACTGCCAGAAAAACTTCACCGGCAAAGCCCAGTTGACCATGCACAGTCGCATCCACGGCAAGAGATCCACTAGGCCCAAACGAAGAACTCTTAAATAG
- the LOC120449222 gene encoding GATOR complex protein NPRL3, which yields MDTNVNPLAVILVYFDSKGDRLLYRYPYQTLGQTEVANDEQRKSRKRNPYAVANTDDLLQTPTHLGAAKSQGQLQGFADEVLSALFAVKPQLCNQKFELKLNDVRFVSHPTLIPHKEQRSGPMAKQQMLINIVFALHAQASYSIVKCYHELSKRLGLALKFEEQRSGYLTEQTAQMARTHDEQQQQPLERTLELIAERCSLAQALRSIFHDLCTTGLLSTSLNHNLTLCFCLPAKAHQLHKKGSMVDPETIDRCLRALKPYHGMLLLVDFAELLDCVPPTGARMLWQLVDAYDPLISLQSMSSNADLSIEHVYKLVSHLVYWAKATIIYPLCETNVYVIAPDAPLHTKSHLVEKFSARFAGMSLFEVISDFSLPTSIGHLTTPLQQPARQGILAQMVIWMLQHHLLMQLHTYVQFMPSEDEFGDSASCSNHLRDAISDEEGEQEQDVDELHGSMLSMSSHPLPVPAVLVGGHRRDVSEDHSSLASDNIAVQPSSSHKSNFSITASMSTDNCDSLDSMEDEQKLKELLQVFSDADRAAIRRIPASANVDDLSLLVKLYQMGYFKSEHHLEEIMYFENLRRSQLLQLLDKFRDVLIIYETEDPAIASMYNTK from the exons ATGGACACGAATGTGAATCCCCTGGCCGTAATCTTGGTTTACTTCGATAGCAAGGGTGATCGGTTACTGTACAGGTATCCCTACCAGACTCTTGGCCAAACGGAGGTGGCCAACGACGAGCAGCGGAAGTCCAG AAAACGCAATCCCTATGCCGTGGCCAATACGGACGATCTGCTGCAGACGCCCACCCACTTGGGCGCTGCCAAGAGCCAAGGACAACTCCAGGGATTCGCTGACGAGGTCCTATCCGCTCTTTTTGCCGTTAAGCCACAGCTATGCAACCAGAAGTTTGAACTTAAACTCAACGACGTGCGCTTCGTCAGTCATCCCACTCTGATTCCGCACAAGGAGCAGAGAAGTGGACCAATGGCCAAGCAACAGATGCTCATCAACATTGTTTTTGCGCTGCATGCGCAGGCCAGCTACTCGATTGTTAAGTGCTACCATGAACTGAGCAAGCGGCTTGGACTGGCGCTGAAGTTTGAGGAGCAGCGCAGTGGGTATCTCACCGAGCAGACGGCCCAAATGGCCCGCACACAcgacgagcagcagcaacagccgctGGAACGCACACTGGAGTTAATTGCAGAGCGCTGTAGCTTGGCGCAGGCCTTGCGCTCCATCTTCCACGATCTGTGCACCACAGGTCTTCTGAGTACCTCGCTCAATCACAACCTAACTTTGTGCTTCTGCTTGCCCGCTAAGGCACACCAGCTCCATAAGAAGGGCAGCATGGTAGATCCGGAGACCATAGATCGCTGTCTTCGTGCACTGAAGCCTTATCATGGCATGCTACTCCTGGTGGACTTTGCGGAATTGCTGGACTGCGTTCCACCGACAGGCGCACGCATGCTATGGCAACTAGTCGACGCCTATGACCCACTGATAAGTCTGCAAAGCATGTCCTCCAATGCCGACTTGAGCATCGAACATGTTTATAAGCTCGTCTCGCATCTAGTGTACTGGGCTAAGGCTACTATTATTTATCCCCTCTGTGAGACAAATGTCTATGTGATTGCGCCGGATGCACCGTTGCACACTAAATCCCATCTGGTGGAGAAGTTCTCGGCGCGTTTTGCCGGTATGTCGTTGTTCGAGGTGATCTCTGATTTTTCGTTACCCACCTCGATTGGGCACTTAACCACGCCCTTGCAGCAGCCGGCGCGACAGGGTATACTCGCACAAATGGTGATTTGGATGCTGCAGCACCATCTGCTGATGCAACTGCACACTTACGTTCAGTTTATGCCCAGCGAGGATGAATTTGGAGATTCGGCCTCCTGCAGCAACCATCTAAGGGATGCTATTAGCGATGAAGAAGGAGAGCAAGAACAAGATGTGGACGAATTGCATGGCTCCATGCTTAGCATGTCCAGTCATCCGTTGCCAGTGCCAGCGGTGTTGGTGGGCGGACATCGCCGGGACGTTTCCGAGGACCATTCTTCACTGGCCTCTGACAACATCGCCGTGCAGCCATCGTCCAGCCACAAGTCCAATTTCAGCATCACCGCCTCGATGAGCACGGACAATTGCGACAGCCTCGATTCCATGGAGGATGAGCAGAAGCTGAAGGAGCTACTACAGGTTTTCAGTGATGCGGATCGAGCTGCCATCCGCCGAATTCCCGCCTCTGCCAATGTGGATGATCTCTCACTGCTTGTGAAGCTGTACCAGATGGGTTATTTTAAGAGCGAGCACCACCTGGAGGAGATTATGTACTTCGAGAACCTTCGCCGTTCGCAACTGCTGCAATTGCTGGATAAATTTAGGGATGTGCTTATCATCTACGAAACCGAAGATCCTGCAATTGCATCCATGTACAATACCAAGTAG